The DNA window ATACAATTTCACACGCCCACACGAAAGTTTGGGAAACCTTACGCCCGAAGAATGGAAAAACAGGCCGCTAGAAGAAAAAAATACTCCAATTACTGCTGTCTGGCAAACGGGGTACTTACATCTGCAATTGAATAATTCGTCTTATCTGGTACATCTGAGTAAGTTTGTTAGCCATCGCTTGCTCGAATGCGGGGTTTATCAGCGTATTCAAAAACAAAAGATGGATTCTCTAACAGACTTATCCACACCTGCGCAATTTCAATCGGAATTACCCGGTCAATTTAAATCACAGGAGCCTGATCAATTTCATCGGAATAATCATAAATGTATTGAAGTTAAGAATAATTGACCTCTATCGTCCTTACAAATTTTGGGCAACCCAAATTGGAGAAGAAGTTAAAGTTATCAATATTGGTATTCAAACTCATTTTTAGTTGGATTCCACACCAGTTCATGAATATCCCAATCACCGCGAGAAGCAGGTTTCTCCAGTTTTTGGGCAATAATGATTTTTTCGCCATCGGTACGAACGTTGATCATGCCGTAAACAGTTACTGCACGCTCTTTGGCTCGTTCGGACAGTTGGGGAGCTACTTCCACAAATTCTTTGCTAGAGCGTGCGAGTTCAGTCGAGAAAATTAACGAGCGATCCCCTCGGCTATGTTTGCCAATAGTACCAAGTGTATCAGGTCGAGGATGAACATGTGGTTCATTGTCCCCACTCGAAATGATTGTAGCTAAAGGATTGATGGCCTGCATAAATTCACTTGTAAAGTCAGCACTCCCATGATGGCAAGACTTGGCCACTTCGACTTGGAAAATTGTTCGTGCCTGCATGATGGCATTCATGATCTGTTGGTGAATGAAAACTCTATCTGCTGGATTAGCATTGCGAAGTTGTTGCCTTAGTCGAAGTAAGTTAGTATTGGTATAGTGATGCATTAAGTAGTCTTCGGCGGGTTCATTAAGATCACCTCCTAGTAGCATCCGTACCTTACCGATGGTCAGTTTCAAAATAACCGAATGACCGTTTTTAGTTTTGCCTTTATTACCTTTAAAAACGGGCAAAGCTGCTTTATCATTCACAATTTCTGCTACTGGGCCTAGAACTTCGATACGTAAGTTATCTTGATCATAAATTGGTGGACTGCCAAGGCGCAGAGATTCTTTAGGAGCCTTTGTTTTAGAAAGAGTTTTTATATAATTGCCTATTTTCGCTGGTGTATTAGCACGTTGTTGAAAATCATCATTATTATCGCAGAGGTCAGTAATATAATCTACCGAGTTGTGGATAACAGTAGTACCGAGGGAATTAACTGAAATACCTGTAAATTCGACTAGGCCATTATGGTACACTTTTTCGATTTCAAAATGTTGTTGGGTATCGTTAGCTGGCGTAAAAATGGCGTTAAAGCCGCCATAATGATCTTCATCTGAATGAGATACTACTACTGTAAACGGTGGAGGAGCAATATTTGCCCGTTTAAGATTAAAACGCCATTTCAGAAAACGATACATATTGTCTCCTGGGCCCGCATCCACAAGAAAATGCTCGTCTGTAGGTGTAACAATATGACAGCCATCTCCCTGTCCCACATCAATAAAATTTACCTCAAGAATACGGTCAGGTTGAATATTGGATAGCTGCACAAATCCACTGGCGTTTCTGGCTTTTACATGCACATAATCTTTTCCTTCAATAGTTTGCAAGTCAGGCGTTCCTGCGGGAGTAGGTTTTAGACCAATCCAGTCTCCAAAAAGTAACTGTTTCACCCTGCCAAATTTTTGTTCACCAGTATCTTCATCGGTTTTGAAATCATATAGGAAAACAGAGGGGTAAGTTGCAAAGCCGTGGCCCTGCTGAATAACGGTTTCATTAAGTGGCATAATAATAAATAGAGTTTAGGGATACTTTTGAATTAAGCATAATTATTTACCCGATAACTGGTCGTTTCTTCGGCCATTTAAATTCCTATTTGCAAACCAAAGTAAAATCCGGGTTTAGTAATAAATCTATATTCCAGATTCTTTTTTAATTCTGTATCATCAGAGATTAGGCTGTTTTCCTGTTTGCCATTTATTAGTTTTTGTTGCCAATGCCAGATAGCACCACCAGTGATAATGATTGGCATTTTCCAGCTTAACCGAAATCCTGCTCCAGATAGTAAAGTAGGGCGATTTTTGCCTGTACCTACCCCAATTTGAACCAATGGATGTGCTAGTCCTTCAATAGCGTTCAGCGTTAAATTGAGCATCCCTGCAACTCCTACTGAGTAATCCTCCTCAGCCCTGCCAATGACCGATTGTCCATTTATAACTTTTACATTGTAGGAAGGGAATGAAAGACTTGTGTAAAATCCGCCCATCGAAAACTCGGGTACGAATGTTTGAGCAGCCCGAAGCCTCAACTTACCTTCAAAATGTTTGTCTGTTTTATCAATTGAAGGTGGAGAGGCCGTAAGATTTAGTTTACGCTCCTGAACACTTATTCTGATATCCCTCATTTTTTCAAGCTGAATATCATATTGGTTTAAAATAAAGGCATTTTCTAAATCTTTAACTCCATTTGGCGGGCGTATTGCTTTGGTCATTAAATCATCAACTTCTCTACTTATTTTTTTTGCTAAATCAAGCATTTGGTTTCTTTTTTCCTGAAATTCGGCCCGAGCGCGTACGAAGCGCTTAAATACAATTTGGGAATAATTGACGAAACTGTTACAAGAAGCTTCATTAGTACTATCAACATCTTTTCTCAAAAGATCTTTTGAGATGTCATCAGAAATCAAATCATTGAAAGAAAGAAGTAGTTTTATATTGTTCTGATTAACTTTATCAAGACTATCAATTGCAGCCTTAAACCGCTCATTAACCTTTTGAAAATCAATTATATTGTCTGGTTGACTTAATTTGGTTAGGTATTCCTTCATCACTCCTCTGATGGATGTATTAAAATATCGATCGTCCAAAATTTTAAGATCCTTCAATACTTTGCTGGTGGTATCTATACATCTGATGTTACCTTGCAAGGAAAAAAATTTCCATTCGGCTAATTCTTCGGCCCTCAGGCTATTTATTCGCTTGACCCAATTTAGAGACTCTTTTGAATCAATTTTATGAAGAGTATTCAAGGTTTTTTGATTGTTAGCAATCTGAACCGTGAATGGTTCAAATTTTCCTGCGGGGAAAACAGCTAATATATCCTGCTGGCTTGCTTTAAGTGAAGCATTACTTGTTGCAAAAGATGCGGCAGTACCAGGTACATCGGATAAATTTGGTGTAGGAGCGGCATTAGGTAAGGTTCCGAGTAGGCTGGTTAGTGCTGAGGCAAATTGTCCTATACTTTGATAACTGGGATCAATCATCATAGTGTCACTTGTCTTAATAGAATAACGTAAAGGATTATAAAATCGAATCGTTAAAGCTACCTCTTTACTTTTCTTTGGAACTCCAACTGTTAGATTCTTCAAAGTCTTAGCCTTACTTGAAGGGCCATCACTATCAATCGTATAGGTGAATTTATTGTTGAGAAAATCAGGCCATAATTGAATAAAATAAAATGCTTTTGGAGCACCCAGCATTTCATCAGTGTTACTTTGTGAGTAGACACTTGTGCAAAAAATCAACATAAATATAAAATAGACAATTCGTTTCATAATAAATTATGGTAAAATGGTTGCTTTAAAAAAGGAGATTTTTAATTATTGTATTAATTGCATTTTTGCTTGATGGTACGTTAGTTTACAAATTTTGTAATTATCAAATTACAAAAAGTTATTCTATTCTTACAAATAGAAATTTAATAGAGTTAAAGCAAGCTCATACTTATTTTTACTAATAATTCGGCTTTGTTGCATTGCTATGTTAATTTCTTGCGAACTATCCTGGACCTGCCCGACTGCGTGAACCGATTCAGACAGGCTGCTTTTATTCTCACCTCACATTGCTGATTGGTCAGCTTAGACTTTGCAAGCGCTCTCCAAAGGTAGACTTCCAGCGGAACATCAGTGTTTCAGCTAAACTGCGTTGATGATACCTACTGTGCTGGTTCCAACCCCATAACCCCAACTCGTCAATCGCTTTAAGGTCCTCATTACGAGGGTATTCTAAGTCTATATCCGCTTCGTCAATCCACACTATAGCATTCCTACGGGGTGGAATTATGGGCGTGATCGCTCTTTCCTGCAGTGCATCGTACACCTGTAATTGGTGATAGGCATCGTCACCACCAAACGTAGTGATGGAGGCTGTAATCTGATCTAAAAGAGGCTTAACCGCTTGAGCATCAGTAATACTATTGTTAGTCAGTTCTACCGCTTCAATCATCCCGGTTGCTACATCGTCGGCCAGGTGCAGTTTGCACCACACGCGTCGTTTTGATGCTCCATGCTTCCGCACCATCCATTCCCCCTCGCCATACACCTTTAAGCCTGTACTGTCGACAACGATGTGTAACACTTCATCCCCTTGAACAGAACATGGCAAAGGCTTAATATCAGTACTTAACGGAGCCTAATAATTCTATGTTTTTTACTACTCTATATTATAATCAATATTACAGGCTAGCAAAATATAAGTAAGTTAAAATGTTAATCTACGTTTACAAAAAAAGTTATCAGGCAGTAGTTGTTTGATTGACACAGCTCTGTTATTTGACTGGTCGTTTCACAAATTTAGCAATTGCTTCCCGACTTCCTTTTACCTGCAATTTTTGATAAATATGTTCAAGATGTTTTCGCACTGTTTTATCAGAGACAAATAGTGTATCACTTATTTGTCTCACACTCATCCCTTTTACCAGTAAATCCAACACGTCATTTTCGCGTGGAGATAATTGAGCGGTTACATTTTTTTGTTTGGAAGTATCCCCTTGCAATAGCAGCGCCAAGGCTTTGGAAGCAATAGATGGGGACATCGGAATACCACCGTCAAGGGTTTCGGAAATAGCGTTGATTAATCGGGAAGGTTTTACATCTTTAAGCAAATATCCAGAGGCGCCTGCTTTAAATGCTTCAAACAATTTGTCATCATCATCCAACACTGTAATCATCAATACTTTAATGGATGGATAGAGTCTTTTAAGCTCGCGGGTTGCTGTAATACCATCCATTTTGTCCATTTCTATATCCATCAGGATGATTTCTGGTAAATGCTCTTGTTCCAGATATTCAAAGAGTGCCTTCCCATTATGTACATGAAAGTCCAGCGTAAGATCTTCGCTTAAAGCTATTTTGTCTTTTATTCCCTGCGCCAGAAGGTGATTATCTTCGACTAATCCTACGTTTATCATTGTTGGTTTATAAAGGTACAAACAAATATAGGCTGCGTTTATATGCTTTAAAATACGTCATTTGACGTATTTTAAAGCATATTTGATTCGGTGGGTGGG is part of the Runella rosea genome and encodes:
- a CDS encoding ComEC/Rec2 family competence protein, producing MPLNETVIQQGHGFATYPSVFLYDFKTDEDTGEQKFGRVKQLLFGDWIGLKPTPAGTPDLQTIEGKDYVHVKARNASGFVQLSNIQPDRILEVNFIDVGQGDGCHIVTPTDEHFLVDAGPGDNMYRFLKWRFNLKRANIAPPPFTVVVSHSDEDHYGGFNAIFTPANDTQQHFEIEKVYHNGLVEFTGISVNSLGTTVIHNSVDYITDLCDNNDDFQQRANTPAKIGNYIKTLSKTKAPKESLRLGSPPIYDQDNLRIEVLGPVAEIVNDKAALPVFKGNKGKTKNGHSVILKLTIGKVRMLLGGDLNEPAEDYLMHHYTNTNLLRLRQQLRNANPADRVFIHQQIMNAIMQARTIFQVEVAKSCHHGSADFTSEFMQAINPLATIISSGDNEPHVHPRPDTLGTIGKHSRGDRSLIFSTELARSSKEFVEVAPQLSERAKERAVTVYGMINVRTDGEKIIIAQKLEKPASRGDWDIHELVWNPTKNEFEYQY
- a CDS encoding IS5 family transposase; the encoded protein is MLHIVVDSTGLKVYGEGEWMVRKHGASKRRVWCKLHLADDVATGMIEAVELTNNSITDAQAVKPLLDQITASITTFGGDDAYHQLQVYDALQERAITPIIPPRRNAIVWIDEADIDLEYPRNEDLKAIDELGLWGWNQHSRYHQRSLAETLMFRWKSTFGERLQSLS
- a CDS encoding response regulator — its product is MINVGLVEDNHLLAQGIKDKIALSEDLTLDFHVHNGKALFEYLEQEHLPEIILMDIEMDKMDGITATRELKRLYPSIKVLMITVLDDDDKLFEAFKAGASGYLLKDVKPSRLINAISETLDGGIPMSPSIASKALALLLQGDTSKQKNVTAQLSPRENDVLDLLVKGMSVRQISDTLFVSDKTVRKHLEHIYQKLQVKGSREAIAKFVKRPVK